GAGAACTGGCTGAAGCACACGCTGTGGTACTCCGAAGGCAGCCGCCTGGACTACAAGCCCGTGCAGATGAAGCCGCTGACGGTCGAGTCCTTCCCGCCCAAGGCGCGTACCTTCTAAGTCCGGATAGAGCCTACTATGAGCACCAAGAGAATCGTCAAGTTCGAAATCTACCGCTACGATCCGGACAAGGACGAGCGTCCCTACATGCAGAAGCTGGAAGTCGAGCTTCAGCCGACCGACAAGATGCTGCTCGATGCGCTGGTGCGCATCAAGAACGACGTCGACGACAGCCTGGCGCTGCGCCGCTCGTGCCGTGAAGGCGTGTGCGGTTCGGACGCCATGAACATCAACGGCAAGAACGGCCTGGCCTGCACGACGAACCTGCGCGAGCTGAAGGAACCGATCGTGCTGCGTCCGCTGCCCGGCCTGCCGGTGATCCGCGACCTGATCGTGGACATGACGCACTTCTTCAACCAGTACCACTCGATCCGCCCGTACCTCATCAACGACACGCCGCCGCCCGAAAAGGAACGCCTGCAGTCGCCCGAGGCCCGCGAAGAGCTGGACGGTCTGTACGAGTGCATCCTGTGCGCGTGCTGTTCCACTTCCTGCCCGTCGTTCTGGTGGAATCCGGACAAGTTCGTCGGCCCGGCCGGCCTGCTGCAGGCCTACCGCTTCATCGCGGACAGCCGCGACGAAGCCACCGGCAGCCGCCTGGACAACCTGGAAGACCCGTACCGCCTGTTCCGTTGCCACACCATCATGAACTGCGTCGACGTCTGTCCGAAGGGCCTGAATCCGACCAAGGCGATCGGCAAGATCAAGGAACTGATGGTCCGCCGGACGGTCTAGTTTCAAGCAGCTTTTTTATCGCCGCGCGCTCCGGGATCGGGTCCTCCCGGAGCGCGGCACGCCGAAGGGCGGCGCGGGTTGCAGGCATTGTGCCGCCGGGCCGCTCCCAGGCGGCAACGCCCCCGCGGGCGCGGCGCGCGTAGGGCCTTCATTTAGGTGTAACGATGAGCAGGCTTACTGAACTGGAGCGGGCGCGACTGCGTTGGCGGGCGCGCCGCGGCTTGCTCGAAAACGACTTGATCATCACCCGGTACCTCGACGCCCATGAGGCCGAGCTCACCGACGATGACGTAGCCGCATTGACGCAGCTCTTCGAGTTGGGAGACAACGATCTTCTCGACCTGCTGCTGGCCCGCAAGGAACTCGAGGGCGCGCTGGACACGCCCCGGCTCCGCAACATCATCGGCCAGATGCGGTCGCTCTGATTAATTGAGAGGAAAAAACATGAACCTGTCTGACAAAAAAGCCACGCTATCCTTCTCGGACGGCAGCGCCCCCATCGAGTTTCCCGTCTACAAGGGCACGGTCGGTCCGGATGTGATCGACATCCGCAAGCTGTACGGCCAGACGGGCATGTTCACGTTCGACCCCGGCTTCATGTCCACCGCCGCCTGCGAATCGGGCATTACGTACATCGACGGCGACAAGGGCGAGCTGCTGTACCGCGGCTTCCCCATCGAACAGCTGGCCGTGAACTGCGACTTCATGGACATCTGCTACCTGATCCTGAACGGCGAACTGCCGAACGCGACTCAGAAGGCCGATTTCGACTCGCAAGTGACCCATCACACGATGGTGAACGAGCAGCTGCACTTCTTCCTGCGCGGCTTCCGCCGCGACGCGCACCCGATGGCCGTGCTGACCGGCCTGGTCGGCGCGCTGTCGGCGTTCTACCACGACTCCACCGACATCACCAATCCCCAGCACCGCCACATCTCGGCCATCCGCCTGATCGCCAAGATGCCGACGCTGGTCGCGATGGCGTACAAGTACTCGCAAGGCCAGCCCTTCATCTATCCGCAGAACGACCTGTCCTACACGGGCAACTTCCTGCGCATGATGTTCGCCACGCCGTGCGAAGAGTACAAGGTCAACGAAGTCGTCGAGCGCGCGCTCGACCGCATCTTCATCCTGCACGCCGACCACGAGCAGAACGCCTCGACCTCGACCGTGCGCCTGTGCGGCTCGTCGGGCACCAACCCCTTCGCCGCCATCTCGGCCGGCGTGGCTTGCCTGTGGGGCCCGGCTCACGGCGGCGCCAACGAAGCCTGCCTGCAGATGCTCGAAGAACTGCAAGCCAACGGCGGCATCGCCAAGGTCGGCGAGTTCATGGAGAAGGTCAAGGACAAGAACTCGGGCGTGCGCCTGATGGGCTTTGGCCACCGCGTCTACAAGAACTACGACCCGCGCGCCAAGCTGATGCAGGAAACCTGCAAGGAAGTGCTCTCGGCCCTGGGCCTGGAAAACGACCCGCTGTTCAAGCTGGCCATGGAACTGGAACGCATCGCCCTGTCGGATCCGTACTTCGTGCAGCGCAAGCTGTACCCGAACGTGGACTTCTACTCGGGCATCGTGCAGCGCGCCATCGGCATCCCGACCTCGCTGTTCACGGCCATCTTCGCGCTGGCCCGCACGGTGGGCTGGATCGCCCAGTGGAACGAAATGCTGTCGGACCCCGACTACAAGATCGGCCGTCCCCGCCAGCTGTTCACCGGCTCGGTCACGCGCGACGTGCCCCCGATGGACAAGCGCTGATCCTTCCGCGCTTGCGCAGACAAACCCGCCCGCTGTGGCGGGTTTGTTTTTTTGGGCGCCCGGGATCAGGCGCTTGCGCGTGGCGTCGAGCCAGGCGGCCCTGGCATGGCCGGCGCTGTCAGATCTGACAGGGAACGGGTAAACACCAATTCAAAGGCATATGCCTTTTGGCAGAATCCCCCGAAAACAGCGAGGGCGGAAAGCCCCTTGCGGCAGCACGCAGGCAGCAGCATCAAGCATCAGGCAGCAACTGGCGTCGGGCCGCGGCAGCGGGCGGGGCCAGCCGCAGTCCCGTAAAGATAGCGCCGCTCGCCGGCGTCAGCCCTGCCGGGGGGAAAATTTGAAGCTGAACTATTCAACCGAGGCGCTGACCGAGCGTCAGCGGCCGGAATACTGGAACGAAGTTGTCTGCAAGCATTGCGTCCTGGCAGACAGCACCATCGAAAGCCCGCGCAAGTTCATCGGCAAGTACGCCGCCAAGTCGATCGACGACATCGAGATCTCCCGGATGTCCTCGCCGCGCCATGTCTGGGAGCGCGAGGCCACCCATATGCGCAAGGACTCGAACGAGGCCTTCCTGCTGACGCTGATGGAATCCGGGATCGGCCATCTGTCGCAGTCCGGCCGTTCCACGCAGGTCAACAATGGCGACATCGCGCTGTACGATGCGGAGCGCCGGTTCACCTATGACGTGACGCCTGAGTCTGTCCTATTGTTACGTATCCCGCGCAAACAGCTGCTGTATCGCGCGCCCCTGGCCGAGCGCTACACGGCGGTGCGCTTCACGCCGGACAAGCCCATCACCGGCCTGCTGGCCAGCAGGCTGCGCGAAGCCGCCAGCGCAAATTTCACCGAAGACCTGCCCGCCGGCGTGCAAAAGCAGTTTGCCGCGTCATTGCTCGATCTGCTGGCCGCGACCATCCAGGTGCAGATGGCCGGCTGCGATCCCGAGGCCGACGAACGCGAGCGGCGGTTGCAGCGGGTCAAGCAGTACATCGAATCGCAGCTGGATGATCCGCTGCTGACCGTGGACCGCATCGCCAGCGCCCTGAACATGTCCGAGCGCACGCTGACCCGCTTGTTCGCGCACAGCGGCAGCACGCCCATGCGCTGGGTCTGGCAACGGCGTCTCGAGGCCGCGTATTGCGCGTTGAAGGAGGGCCGGGCGCGGCAGGTGACCGTAGCGGCGTTCCGCAATGGCTTCAACGACGTCGCGCACTTCAGCCGGCTCTTCAAGCTCAGCTACGGCCATTCGCCGAAGGATCTGCTGAGCCGCCCGAGGCGCTGAACGGCGTCGAACGACACCGACCGCAAAGCCGGCCGCGAGCCCTGGAATGGGCCGCGCGCCGGCTTTTTTCATTGCCGCCGCCTCAAGATGAAAAGCGCCCCCTCGGGGGACAGCAAGCGCACGTAGTGCGCTGCGCTGTCTGCATGCCTAGTCCGTGGCGGCCACAGTCAAGCGCCGTGGCCGTCACGAGCAAGAAATCCTGTTCCGAGCGCCTTAGTCTGCATGCAGGCAAGCATCTGGGCATTTCAGTGTGTTCACGGCGCGGGCGCGCCAACTGCACGGACAGGGAGAACGGGATGAATCACGATGATCTGCACTACATGGGCATGCGCGAAATCGGCCTGGCCATCCAGGCTGGCGAGCTTTCCTCGGAAGCCGTCACCGAACGCCAATTCGAACGCATCGCCCAGCTTGACGGCCGGCTCAAGAGCTACGCATTGCTCATGAAGGACGGCGCGCTGGCGGCCGCGCGCCAGGCCGACAGGGAAATCGCGCTGGGCCAGCTGCGCGGTCCGCTGCATGGCGTGCCCGTGGCCGTCAAGGACCTGTGCTGGACCGCCGACGCGCCGACGGCCTTCGGCACCACGATCTACCGTGGATTCCAGACCCACGAGGACGGCACGGTGGTGAAACGCCTGCGCGAGGCGGGCGCCGTCATCCTGGGCAAGGTGCAGCTGACAGAGGGCGCGCTGACGGATCATCATCCTGATATCGATCCGCCCGTGAACCCCTGGAATCCCGCGCACTGGACCGGCGTGTCCTCCAGCGGCTCCGGCGTCGCGCCGGCGGCGGGCCTGTGCTACGGCGCCATCGGCACCGACACCGGCGGCTCCATCCGCTTTCCCTCGGCGGCCTGCGGCGTGACTGGCATCAAGCCCACCTGGGGCCGCGTGAGCCGCCATGGCGCGTTCGAGCTGGCGGCCTCGCTCGATCACCTGGGTCCCATGACCCGCAGCGCGGAAGATTCGGCGGCGATGCTGGGCGTCATCGCGGGCGCCGACGACAACGATCCCACGGCCAGCCAGTTGCCGGTGCCTGACTATCTGCGCGAAATGGAGCGCGGCGTCCGGGGGCTGCGCATCGGCGTCGACACACGCTGGAACCACGATGATGTCGACGCGCCCACGCGCGGCATGATGGACGAGGTTGTGCGGGTAATGACGGAGCTGGGGGCCGAGATCGTCGAGGTCCGCGCGCCGGACGCGGTCGACGTGCAGCGCAACTGGTTCAACCTGTGCGGCATCGAGGCCGCCGTGGTCCACGAAAAGACCTACCCCTCGCGCAAGGACGAGTACGGCCCGGCCTTGGCCAACCTCATCGAAACGGGTCGGGCGCTGCGTGGCACCGACTATCAGAAGATCCTGCTGCAGCGGGCCGCGTACACGGGCCGGATGCGCGCGCTGATGCGGCAGGTGGACGCGCTGCTGGTGCCGACCACGCCGATCGCCTCGCCGACGGTGGCGCAGATGCACGTCTCCGGCCAGGAATACGTGGACATCTGGTTCGCCATGATGCGGTACACGGCGCCGCTGGACATGGCCGGCGTGCCCACCATCACGCTGCCGGGCGGCTTCCTGGCGGATGCGGGCACGCCCATCGGCTTTCAGTTCGTCGGCGCCGATTTCCGCGAAGACCTGATCGTGCGCGCCGCGCACGCCTATCAGCAGGCCACCGACTGGCATCGCCGTCGCCCCGACCTGGCCTGGGTCTGATACGTCCTGGTCACGGACTCTCTCAATGGAAGGAGCCTCCATGTCTCTCAATCGACGCGGTTTCATCAAGACGGCCGCCGGCGCGCTGGCCTACGCCAGCAGCTTCGACCTGCTGGCGCAGGCGAAGATCGATTCGTCCAAGTCCATCAAGGTCGCCAACCTGCTGGACAAGACCGGCGTGCTGAACAACTACTGCCTCAAGCAGATCAAGGCGGTGGCCATGGCGGCCGACGAGATCAACGCCGCCGGCGGCCTGCTCGGCCGCAAGGTGGAAATCATCTTCTATGACACGCAATCCAGCAATCGGCTCTACTCGCAATACGCGACCCAGGCCTTCGTGCGCGACAAGGTCGATGTGATTCATGGGGCGGTCGCCAGTTCAGCGCGCGAGGTCGTCCGACCCATCGTGCAGCGCTTCAAGGGCCTGTATTTCTACAATGCACTGTACGAAGGCGGCGTCTGCGACCGGCGTCATGTCTGCCCCGGCATGGTGCCGGGACAGGAGCTGGATCCGCTGGTCGACTACGTGATCAAGGAGCGCAACGCCAAGACCCACTACATCCTGGCCGCTGACTACAACTATGGCCAGATCACCAGCAAGTGGCTGCAGAAATTCATCCGCGAAAAGGGCGCCAGGGACGTCGCGGTCGAGTTCTTTCCACTGGACGTGACCAACTTCGCGCCCGCGCTCAGCCGCATCCAGGCGGCCAGGCCGGACGCCGTGTGGTCCGCCCTGGTCGGCGATGCCCACATGAGCTTCTACCGCCAGTTCGAATCGACCATCGGCAAGAAGAACATGACGCTGGTCGGCACCGTGTACGGCGCGGCCCGTGAAAACGCCATGCTGAGCGCGCAGGAGAACGACGGCACCATCATCGCCGCGTCCTTCATCGACACGCTGCCCACGGAAGCGGCAAGAGGCTTCGTCCAGCATTTCGCGCGGTTCACCGGAGAATCCGACTACATCGGCGAGTATGGCGAGTACGGCTATCGGGGCATGATGCTCTGGGCCGAGGCCGTGCGGCGCGCCGGCAGCGTGGAACCCGACAAGGTGATCGCGGCGCTGCCGGGCACGCGCTACGACGGTCCCGGCGGGCTGTATTCCATCGACGAACAGGCCAACCACACCGTCATGGACATTCATATCGCCATCGGCAACAAGGACAAGGGCTTCGACGTCGTCAAGTCGTTCCCCCAGCGTCAGCCCAGCGATACGCAGGCGGTATGCGACCTGCGCCGCAACCCCGACGACACCCGGCAGTACGAACCCAAGCTCTAGATCCGGATGCGCCCGCGCCGCCCATTCCGGCCGCGCGGACGCGCCCCTGCCTTACGCTGCGGAGAACGCCTTGGCATCGATCTACACCAACCTCTACCTCATCGTCTTCTCGATCTCGTTGATGCTGCTGATCAGCCTGGGACTGGCGGTGATCTTCGGCATGATGAAGGTCATCAACCTGGCCCACGGCGAATTCATGATGGTGGGCGGATACGCCTGCGTGCTGTCCGTCAACGCCGGCGCGCCGCTATGGCTGGGCGTGCTGGCCGGCGGCGTCGTCACGGGCCTGGCCGGCATCGTGGTCGAGCGGCTGGTGATCCGCCACCTCTACGGCAGGATGATGGACACGCTGCTGGCCACCTGGGGACTGTCGTTGCTGTTCGTGGGCGCGGCCACCACGGTGTTCGGCGCCTCCAGCATCGGCCTGTCGACGGACTTCGCCAACGTCGCCATCGGCGGCATGAACGTGTCTTCCTACAACCTGGCGATCTGCGCATTCTCCCTGGCCCTGGTGGCGCTGTGCTGGTGGCTGGCGGTGCGGACCAAGGCCGGCCTGATCGTGCGGGGCACCATGCAGGCGCCGGAAATGGCCTGCTGCCTGGGCGTGGACAGGAACCGGGTTTACATGGCCACCTTCGGGCTCGGGTCCTGCCTGGCCGGGCTTGCCGGCGCGGCGCTGGCGCCCCTGACCGGCGTCAGCCCGGCCATGGGCGGCTTCTTCGTGGCCAAGGCCTTCATCACCGTCATCGTCGGCGGCCATCTGCCCCTGGTCGGCGCCAGCGCGGCGTCCACGCTGTTCGGCGCGATCGATGGCGCGGTGTCCTACGCCTACAGCTCCGTGCTGGGCGAGGTCACGATGCTGATCGCCGCGGTCCTGCTGCTGCGCATGCTGCCGCTGGGCATCACCGGCCGCATGAAGCGAGGTATCTAGCATGAGCGGTTCCACGTTTTCCATGGATTTCGACGCGCATGCGGGCCGTTCGCCGCGGCGTCCCTGGTGGTTCTCGGTGCTTGCCTGCACGGCGCTGATGCTGGCCGTGCCGCAGTACGGCGACACCGCGATGCAGCTCGACTTGTCGCTGGTGATGATCCTGTCCCTGCTGGCGCTGAGCATGGGCTTCCTGTGGGGCTACGTCGGAATCCTCAGCTTCGGCCAGACGATCTTCTTCGGACTGGGCGGCTATGCCTACGCGCTGTGCAGCCTCAACACGGACCTGCCGCTGGCGGCGTTCGCGCTGGCCGCCGTCGTGCCCATGCTGTTCGCGCTGCTGCTGGGCTACTTCATGATGTACGGCCGCATCAGCGACATCTACCTGAGCGTCATCACGCTGGTCGTCACGCTGATCTTCGAGAAGGGCGTGCGCGCCACCTCGGGGCCCGAGTACGTGATCGGCAGCGTGCGGCTGAACGGCCAGAACGGGATACCGGGATTGCCGGGCCTGCCGCTGCGGATCGGTCCGCTCGACCTGCAGTCCATCGAGGGCATTTTCTATCTGGCACTGGGCTTGCTGGCGCTGGCGTACATCGGCATCCGCCTGTTCCTGGCCAGCGCGCCAGGGCGCGTGATGGTGGGCCTGCGCGAAAACGAGCGCCGCATGGAACTGCTGGGGTACGACAGCCGGCGGTACAAGCTGATGGCCTTCGTCATCGCCGGCGGCCTCGCGGGCCTGTCCGGCGGCCTGTACGCGCTGTGGGGCAACTTCGTCGGCCCGGAAATGTTCAGCCTGAATCAGGCCGCGATGGTGGTCATCTGGGTGATCGTGGGCGGGCGCTCGCTGCTGCTGGGCGCGATCATCGGCACCTTGCTGATCCAGTATCTCACCACCTGGCTGGGCACGGTGGGCGTGGGGCAGGTCACGCTGACCCTGGGTTTCATATTGATTCTCTGCGTGCTGCTGTTTCCGCAGGGGCTGGTGCCGGCATGCAGGAGCCTGCTGGGCCGGCTGCAGCCGCGGCGGCGCGAAGGGAGCGACTGATGACGCAGCCAGACATCATTCTCGAAGCGCGTGGCGTGGGCAAGCGCTTCGGCGGCGTCAGGGCGTTGGGCAATATCGACTTCACCCTGCGGCGAGGCGAACTGCGCTGCCTGATCGGGCCGAACGGCGCGGGCAAGAGCACCTTCTTCAAGCTGCTCAGCGGTCAGATGGCGCCGTCGGAAGGTGACGTCCTGTTCGATGGTCGCAGCATCCGTCGCGCGCAGCCGCATGCCATCGCGCAGCGGGGCATGGGCATCAAGAACCAGGTGCCCACCGTGCTGGACGGCCTGACGGTGGACGAGAATCTGTGGCTGGCGGCCAGGAGCGCCTGCGGTTCCCGTGCGGCCCGGGACCGGGCGGAGCAACTGAAGGCGCGGCTGGGGCTGCGCGCCGTCGCCCGCAGGCTGGTGGGCGAGCTGGCCCACGGCCAGCGCCAATGGGTGGAGATCGGCATGGTGGTGGCGCGCGAACCCAAGGTGATTCTGCTCGACGAGCCGGCGGCTGGCATGAGCGACGAGGAAACCGTGCGCATGGCGGAGCTGACCCTGGAACTGAATGCGCGGGCGGCGGTGGTGGTGGTCGAGCACGACATGGCCTTCATCGGCAGGATCGCGCGCATCGTCACGGTGTTTCATCAAGGCGGCATCCTGAAGGAAGGCTCATTCGCGCAGATCATCGCCGACCCGAGGGTGCGCGACGTTTATCTGGGACGGGGGCGCGGCGCATGAACCTGCTGACGGTCAACCATCTGTCGTCCGGCTATGGCCGCATCCCGGTCCTGGACGGCGTTCGCTTCCATGTCGGCGAATCGGAATTCCTGGGCGTGCTAGGCCACAACGGCATGGGCAAGTCCACGCTGCTCAAGACGCTGATGGGCGTGCTGCCCGCCAGCGCGGGCGAAGTCTGCCTGCAGGATGTGGACATCACCCATCTGCCTGCGCATGCGCGCGCCCGCCTGGGCATGGGGTATGTGCCGCAGGGGCGCGGCATCTTTCCCGGCCTGTCCGTGCTGGACAACCTGCGCTTTTCCGCCAAGGCCAATCCCGGCCGCAGCATGGACGTGGAAGAGATCCTGGCCGAGTATCCGCGCTTGAAGCCCCTGGCTAGCCGCCCGGGCGGCGCCCTGAGCGGCGGCGAACAGCAACTGCTGGCGCTGGCGCGGGCCCTGGTGGCTCGGCCCCGGCTGCTGTTGCTGGACGAACCCACCGAAGGCATCCAGCCTTCCATCATCGACGAGATCGTGGACAAGCTGAAGGAGTTGCGCGCGCGCCTGGGGCTGACCATCGTGCTGGTGGAGCAGAACATCGACTTCATCCGCCAGCTGTCGGATCGTGTGCTGCTGATCCACAAGGGCGTCATCACGCGGGCTTTGCAGCCCGATGAGCTGACAGACGAGTCGGCGCTGGATCATTTCACCTAGCAGAAAGGAGGGCGAGCCGCTCGCGCAGCGGATTGAAACGCTGGGATACACAGGAGCGGATACGTGTATCGACTCGCGTATCATGCTCAGCCATGATTCCCGTCGCGCTACCTTCGATCGAATCCCTGCTCCTGCTGTTCGCCTCGATGGGCGCGGGAGTGTGTCTGCTGATATGGCTGTTGCGGTTGCTGTTGAGCCGGCGGGCGCGTTCCCGCTTCGCCGCCAGGCCGGTGCTGGGCGTCGTGCTGATGCTGGTCTTGGCGCTGGCCGCCAGCTTCTACCTGTCATTCCAATACCAGGTGTGGCAGATTGACCGCGAATTCGCGCGCCGCGATGCCGCCCGACGCGTGACGCTGGCCCAGGCGCAGACGCTGGGCGGCGTGCTGATGCCGGCCGGCGCGCGGCTGACGCTGGCGAAGGAAGGTGAGCTGGAAACCTTCACCGAGGCGCTGTTCGACCCGCCGGCGCCGGCCTTTGGCCTGCGTGTCTCTCGCATCGAACGCTACCTGCACACCGACTACGATTCCAAGACGTACGAGGAGCTGCGCCGCTATCCGCACACCATCCACCTGTGGGGCGAGGGCCCGCAGCAGGTCGAGGGCTGGTTGTGCGATACGAGCCAGAAACTGCGCCTGCGCGTGGAGGACGAAGGGACGCG
The Achromobacter sp. AONIH1 DNA segment above includes these coding regions:
- a CDS encoding amidase translates to MNHDDLHYMGMREIGLAIQAGELSSEAVTERQFERIAQLDGRLKSYALLMKDGALAAARQADREIALGQLRGPLHGVPVAVKDLCWTADAPTAFGTTIYRGFQTHEDGTVVKRLREAGAVILGKVQLTEGALTDHHPDIDPPVNPWNPAHWTGVSSSGSGVAPAAGLCYGAIGTDTGGSIRFPSAACGVTGIKPTWGRVSRHGAFELAASLDHLGPMTRSAEDSAAMLGVIAGADDNDPTASQLPVPDYLREMERGVRGLRIGVDTRWNHDDVDAPTRGMMDEVVRVMTELGAEIVEVRAPDAVDVQRNWFNLCGIEAAVVHEKTYPSRKDEYGPALANLIETGRALRGTDYQKILLQRAAYTGRMRALMRQVDALLVPTTPIASPTVAQMHVSGQEYVDIWFAMMRYTAPLDMAGVPTITLPGGFLADAGTPIGFQFVGADFREDLIVRAAHAYQQATDWHRRRPDLAWV
- a CDS encoding ABC transporter ATP-binding protein; translation: MNLLTVNHLSSGYGRIPVLDGVRFHVGESEFLGVLGHNGMGKSTLLKTLMGVLPASAGEVCLQDVDITHLPAHARARLGMGYVPQGRGIFPGLSVLDNLRFSAKANPGRSMDVEEILAEYPRLKPLASRPGGALSGGEQQLLALARALVARPRLLLLDEPTEGIQPSIIDEIVDKLKELRARLGLTIVLVEQNIDFIRQLSDRVLLIHKGVITRALQPDELTDESALDHFT
- a CDS encoding succinate dehydrogenase assembly factor 2, whose protein sequence is MSRLTELERARLRWRARRGLLENDLIITRYLDAHEAELTDDDVAALTQLFELGDNDLLDLLLARKELEGALDTPRLRNIIGQMRSL
- a CDS encoding branched-chain amino acid ABC transporter permease, with the translated sequence MASIYTNLYLIVFSISLMLLISLGLAVIFGMMKVINLAHGEFMMVGGYACVLSVNAGAPLWLGVLAGGVVTGLAGIVVERLVIRHLYGRMMDTLLATWGLSLLFVGAATTVFGASSIGLSTDFANVAIGGMNVSSYNLAICAFSLALVALCWWLAVRTKAGLIVRGTMQAPEMACCLGVDRNRVYMATFGLGSCLAGLAGAALAPLTGVSPAMGGFFVAKAFITVIVGGHLPLVGASAASTLFGAIDGAVSYAYSSVLGEVTMLIAAVLLLRMLPLGITGRMKRGI
- a CDS encoding ABC transporter substrate-binding protein codes for the protein MSLNRRGFIKTAAGALAYASSFDLLAQAKIDSSKSIKVANLLDKTGVLNNYCLKQIKAVAMAADEINAAGGLLGRKVEIIFYDTQSSNRLYSQYATQAFVRDKVDVIHGAVASSAREVVRPIVQRFKGLYFYNALYEGGVCDRRHVCPGMVPGQELDPLVDYVIKERNAKTHYILAADYNYGQITSKWLQKFIREKGARDVAVEFFPLDVTNFAPALSRIQAARPDAVWSALVGDAHMSFYRQFESTIGKKNMTLVGTVYGAARENAMLSAQENDGTIIAASFIDTLPTEAARGFVQHFARFTGESDYIGEYGEYGYRGMMLWAEAVRRAGSVEPDKVIAALPGTRYDGPGGLYSIDEQANHTVMDIHIAIGNKDKGFDVVKSFPQRQPSDTQAVCDLRRNPDDTRQYEPKL
- a CDS encoding branched-chain amino acid ABC transporter permease codes for the protein MSGSTFSMDFDAHAGRSPRRPWWFSVLACTALMLAVPQYGDTAMQLDLSLVMILSLLALSMGFLWGYVGILSFGQTIFFGLGGYAYALCSLNTDLPLAAFALAAVVPMLFALLLGYFMMYGRISDIYLSVITLVVTLIFEKGVRATSGPEYVIGSVRLNGQNGIPGLPGLPLRIGPLDLQSIEGIFYLALGLLALAYIGIRLFLASAPGRVMVGLRENERRMELLGYDSRRYKLMAFVIAGGLAGLSGGLYALWGNFVGPEMFSLNQAAMVVIWVIVGGRSLLLGAIIGTLLIQYLTTWLGTVGVGQVTLTLGFILILCVLLFPQGLVPACRSLLGRLQPRRREGSD
- a CDS encoding citrate synthase, producing the protein MNLSDKKATLSFSDGSAPIEFPVYKGTVGPDVIDIRKLYGQTGMFTFDPGFMSTAACESGITYIDGDKGELLYRGFPIEQLAVNCDFMDICYLILNGELPNATQKADFDSQVTHHTMVNEQLHFFLRGFRRDAHPMAVLTGLVGALSAFYHDSTDITNPQHRHISAIRLIAKMPTLVAMAYKYSQGQPFIYPQNDLSYTGNFLRMMFATPCEEYKVNEVVERALDRIFILHADHEQNASTSTVRLCGSSGTNPFAAISAGVACLWGPAHGGANEACLQMLEELQANGGIAKVGEFMEKVKDKNSGVRLMGFGHRVYKNYDPRAKLMQETCKEVLSALGLENDPLFKLAMELERIALSDPYFVQRKLYPNVDFYSGIVQRAIGIPTSLFTAIFALARTVGWIAQWNEMLSDPDYKIGRPRQLFTGSVTRDVPPMDKR
- a CDS encoding succinate dehydrogenase iron-sulfur subunit, whose translation is MSTKRIVKFEIYRYDPDKDERPYMQKLEVELQPTDKMLLDALVRIKNDVDDSLALRRSCREGVCGSDAMNINGKNGLACTTNLRELKEPIVLRPLPGLPVIRDLIVDMTHFFNQYHSIRPYLINDTPPPEKERLQSPEAREELDGLYECILCACCSTSCPSFWWNPDKFVGPAGLLQAYRFIADSRDEATGSRLDNLEDPYRLFRCHTIMNCVDVCPKGLNPTKAIGKIKELMVRRTV
- a CDS encoding ATP-binding cassette domain-containing protein, whose protein sequence is MTQPDIILEARGVGKRFGGVRALGNIDFTLRRGELRCLIGPNGAGKSTFFKLLSGQMAPSEGDVLFDGRSIRRAQPHAIAQRGMGIKNQVPTVLDGLTVDENLWLAARSACGSRAARDRAEQLKARLGLRAVARRLVGELAHGQRQWVEIGMVVAREPKVILLDEPAAGMSDEETVRMAELTLELNARAAVVVVEHDMAFIGRIARIVTVFHQGGILKEGSFAQIIADPRVRDVYLGRGRGA
- a CDS encoding helix-turn-helix domain-containing protein, whose protein sequence is MKLNYSTEALTERQRPEYWNEVVCKHCVLADSTIESPRKFIGKYAAKSIDDIEISRMSSPRHVWEREATHMRKDSNEAFLLTLMESGIGHLSQSGRSTQVNNGDIALYDAERRFTYDVTPESVLLLRIPRKQLLYRAPLAERYTAVRFTPDKPITGLLASRLREAASANFTEDLPAGVQKQFAASLLDLLAATIQVQMAGCDPEADERERRLQRVKQYIESQLDDPLLTVDRIASALNMSERTLTRLFAHSGSTPMRWVWQRRLEAAYCALKEGRARQVTVAAFRNGFNDVAHFSRLFKLSYGHSPKDLLSRPRR